In Sebastes fasciatus isolate fSebFas1 chromosome 15, fSebFas1.pri, whole genome shotgun sequence, a genomic segment contains:
- the LOC141783168 gene encoding claudin-20, translating into MASTGMQIFGFVLALLGIMGAMVATLLPNWKVSADVGSNIITAISQMQGLWMDCTWYSTGMFSCTLKYSVLSLPAYLQTARTTMVLCCVMAAMGLCLASLGLKCTRWGGGRRSKRHAAIASGGCFVAAGFLCLVPASWFTNEVITNFLDSSVPESNKFEPGGAVYVAFVSAGFLFVGGSIFCMSCSGKRHGPQDLILLPPPDKLLLQQQQQQLLQQQQELQHQYCSLSPLDNKTGYSLQDYV; encoded by the coding sequence ATGGCATCCACGGGGATGCAGATATTTGGATTTGTCCTGGCGCTGTTGGGCATCATGGGTGCTATGGTGGCCACTCTGCTGCCCAACTGGAAGGTCAGCGCAGATGTGGGCTCCAACATCATTACAGCGATCTCCCAGATGCAGGGTCTGTGGATGGACTGCACGTGGTACAGCACGGGCATGTTCAGTTGCACACTTAAGTATTCGGTGCTTTCGCTACCTGCGTACTTGCAGACTGCCCGCACCACTATGGTGCTCTGCTGCGTAATGGCTGCCATGGGCCTCTGCCTCGCATCCCTGGGACTAAAATGCACACGTTGGGGAGGCGGACGGCGCTCCAAGCGGCACGCTGCGATTGCCAGCGGCGGCTGCTTTGTCGCCGCGGGCTTTCTGTGTCTGGTGCCCGCTTCCTGGTTTACCAACGAGGTCATCACCAACTTCCTGGACTCCAGTGTGCCCGAGAGCAATAAGTTTGAGCCTGGGGGTGCTGTGTACGTGGCCTTTGTTTCGGCGGGATTCCTCTTCGTTGGGGGGTCCATCTTCTGTATGTCCTGCTCGGGGAAGAGGCATGGCCCCCAGGACCTGATCCTGCTGCCTCCCCCTGACAAACtgctgctccagcagcagcagcaacagctgctccagcagcagcaggagctaCAGCACCAGTACTGCTCTCTCTCCCCATTAGACAATAAGACTGGCTACAGCCTGCAGGACTATGTGTAA